One segment of Eschrichtius robustus isolate mEscRob2 chromosome 3, mEscRob2.pri, whole genome shotgun sequence DNA contains the following:
- the LOC137761590 gene encoding T-box transcription factor T isoform X2 yields MSSPGAEGAGKSLQYRVDHLLSAVESELQAGSEKGDPTERELRVGLEESELWLRFKELTNEMIVTKNGRRMFPVLKVNVSGLDPNAMYSFLLDFVAADNHRWKYVNGEWVPGGKPEPQAPSCVYIHPDSPNFGAHWMKAPVSFSKVKLTNKLNGGGQIMLNSLHKYEPRIHIVRVGGPQRMITSHCFPETQFIAVTAYQNEEITALKIKYNPFAKAFLDAKERSDHKDMMEEPGDSQQSGHSPSYSDNSSACLSMLPSHDNWSSLGMPAHTSMLPMSPNTGPPTGSSQYPSLWSVSNGTITPGAQTAGMSNGLGAQFFRGSSAHSASLAHPVSAPSSSGSPLYDGASTATDIADSQYDASAQARLLASWTPVSPPSM; encoded by the exons ATGAGCTCCCCCGGCGCCGAGGGCGCGGGGAAGAGCCTGCAGTACCGCGTGGACCACCTGCTGAGCGCCGTGGAGAGCGAGTTGCAGGCGGGCAGCGAGAAGGGCGACCCCACGGAACGCGAGCTGCGCGTGGGCCTGGAGGAGAGCGAGCTGTGGCTGCGCTTCAAGGAGCTCACCAACGAGATGATCGTGACCAAGAACGGCAGGAGGATGTTCCCGGTGCTGAAGGTGAACGTGTCTGGCCTGGACCCCAACGCCATGTACTCCTTCCTGCTGGACTTTGTGGCGGCCGACAACCACCGCTGGAAGTACGTGAACGGGGAGTGGGTGCCAGGGGGCAAGCCTGAGCCGCAGGCGCCCAGCTGCGTCTACATCCATCCCGACTCGCCCAACTTCGGGGCGCACTGGATGAAGGCGCCGGTCTCCTTCAGCAAAGTCAAGCTCACCAACAAGCTCAATGGAGGGGGCCAGATCATGTTGAACTCCTTACATAAGTATGAGCCTCGAATCCACATCGTGAGAGTTGGGGGTCCGCAGCGTATGATCACCAGCCACTGCTTCCCGGAGACCCAGTTCATAGCGGTGACCGCTTATCAGAATGAAGAGATCACAGctcttaaaattaaatacaatccaTTTGCAAAAGCTTTCCTTGATGCAAAGGAAAGAAGCGATCACAAGGACATGATGGAAGAACCTGGAGACAGCCAGCAATCTGGGCACTCCCCAT CCTATTCTGACAATTCATCTGCATGTTTGTCCATGCTCCCATCCCACGACAATTGGTCCAGCCTTGGAATGCCTGCCCACACCAGCATGCTCCCCATGAGTCCGAATACTGGTCCTCCTACGGGCTCTAGTCAGTATCCCAGCCTGTGGTCCGTGAGCAATGGCACCATCACCCCGGGTGCCCAGACGGCAGGGATGTCCAACGGGCTGGGAGCCCAGTTCTTTCGAGGCTCTTCTGCCCACTCTGCCTCTCTCGCCCACCCAGTCTCGGCTCCCTCCTCCTCGGGATCCCCACTGTACGATGGGGCCTCCACGGCCACAGATATTGCCGACAGCCAGTACGATGCCTCGGCCCAAGCCCGCCTCCTAGCCTCGTGGACGCCCGTGTCACCTCCGTCCATGTGA
- the LOC137761590 gene encoding T-box transcription factor T isoform X1 yields MSSPGAEGAGKSLQYRVDHLLSAVESELQAGSEKGDPTERELRVGLEESELWLRFKELTNEMIVTKNGRRMFPVLKVNVSGLDPNAMYSFLLDFVAADNHRWKYVNGEWVPGGKPEPQAPSCVYIHPDSPNFGAHWMKAPVSFSKVKLTNKLNGGGQIMLNSLHKYEPRIHIVRVGGPQRMITSHCFPETQFIAVTAYQNEEITALKIKYNPFAKAFLDAKERSDHKDMMEEPGDSQQSGHSPWGWLIPGTSTLCPPATPHPQFGGPLSLPSTHGCERYPALRNHRPAPYPSPYAHRNNSPTYSDNSSACLSMLPSHDNWSSLGMPAHTSMLPMSPNTGPPTGSSQYPSLWSVSNGTITPGAQTAGMSNGLGAQFFRGSSAHSASLAHPVSAPSSSGSPLYDGASTATDIADSQYDASAQARLLASWTPVSPPSM; encoded by the coding sequence ATGAGCTCCCCCGGCGCCGAGGGCGCGGGGAAGAGCCTGCAGTACCGCGTGGACCACCTGCTGAGCGCCGTGGAGAGCGAGTTGCAGGCGGGCAGCGAGAAGGGCGACCCCACGGAACGCGAGCTGCGCGTGGGCCTGGAGGAGAGCGAGCTGTGGCTGCGCTTCAAGGAGCTCACCAACGAGATGATCGTGACCAAGAACGGCAGGAGGATGTTCCCGGTGCTGAAGGTGAACGTGTCTGGCCTGGACCCCAACGCCATGTACTCCTTCCTGCTGGACTTTGTGGCGGCCGACAACCACCGCTGGAAGTACGTGAACGGGGAGTGGGTGCCAGGGGGCAAGCCTGAGCCGCAGGCGCCCAGCTGCGTCTACATCCATCCCGACTCGCCCAACTTCGGGGCGCACTGGATGAAGGCGCCGGTCTCCTTCAGCAAAGTCAAGCTCACCAACAAGCTCAATGGAGGGGGCCAGATCATGTTGAACTCCTTACATAAGTATGAGCCTCGAATCCACATCGTGAGAGTTGGGGGTCCGCAGCGTATGATCACCAGCCACTGCTTCCCGGAGACCCAGTTCATAGCGGTGACCGCTTATCAGAATGAAGAGATCACAGctcttaaaattaaatacaatccaTTTGCAAAAGCTTTCCTTGATGCAAAGGAAAGAAGCGATCACAAGGACATGATGGAAGAACCTGGAGACAGCCAGCAATCTGGGCACTCCCCATGGGGGTGGTTGATTCCTGGAACCAGCACCCTGTGTCCACCTGCCACCCCTCACCCTCAGTTTGGAGgccccctctctcttccctccacgCACGGCTGTGAAAGGTACCCGGCCCTGAGGAACCACCGCCCAGCCCCCTACCCCAGCCCTTACGCGCATCGGAACAATTCTCCAACCTATTCTGACAATTCATCTGCATGTTTGTCCATGCTCCCATCCCACGACAATTGGTCCAGCCTTGGAATGCCTGCCCACACCAGCATGCTCCCCATGAGTCCGAATACTGGTCCTCCTACGGGCTCTAGTCAGTATCCCAGCCTGTGGTCCGTGAGCAATGGCACCATCACCCCGGGTGCCCAGACGGCAGGGATGTCCAACGGGCTGGGAGCCCAGTTCTTTCGAGGCTCTTCTGCCCACTCTGCCTCTCTCGCCCACCCAGTCTCGGCTCCCTCCTCCTCGGGATCCCCACTGTACGATGGGGCCTCCACGGCCACAGATATTGCCGACAGCCAGTACGATGCCTCGGCCCAAGCCCGCCTCCTAGCCTCGTGGACGCCCGTGTCACCTCCGTCCATGTGA